In Aquila chrysaetos chrysaetos chromosome 24, bAquChr1.4, whole genome shotgun sequence, the genomic stretch GGtgccctctgctcccaggggaCTGTGTGCCACCCACCATATGTGGGGAAGTAGTAGGTCATGTCTTCGCTCAGACCCACAGCCCTGACACGTTGCTCAAACTTGTCGACAATGGCGTCGCTGACTCGACTGGTCCGTCCTGCGGGGGGAGGGAGACGCCGTCAGTGGCGTCGagccctgcctgtccttgcCCCAAagctccctgtgccccccacaGCAAAGCTGAGGGCCAAGGGCTctttcagctcagaaagccGGTTCCCGGATCGGCCCCCCCTGCAGCATTTGAGGACAAAACTCTCCATTTGGGCACCGGGCCCCATGGGGAGACGCCATCCCTATGTCTGGGTCCTCTGGGGCTCTGGCAGGCAGCCCCAGAGCCCAGCACAGGTTTCCCACCCCGCTGCTGCCCCCGTCCTTCATCTGCCACAAGCCTCCGGGTGCTGACCCACCATAGAGCTTGACGGAGATGCTCCGGCCCTTCTGATAATAGAGGATGGCGTAGCTGCTGTGGTCGGTCTCGCCCACCACCATGTCCACCTTGCTGCCATAGCCACGGCCTGGGAAAGACAGTTGTGGCAGAGGGCAGCCCCAGTTAGTCCTGGTTAAGCCCAGTTAGCCCCTGGACCTCGTTTCACCAGGAGTGGGGTATACAAGGGGTGAAAATCAGGGCCAGAGTGGGTGCAGCCCCACAGGGTGCCATTCTTCACCAGCGGGCACCAGCCCATGGTGCTTGCTGCCTGTGATGGCATCCGGCACTGGGGTACTTTGAGACCCCAGAGGTGGGATACTGGCAGGGCACTGGGAGGGAGGACACCAGTACCAAAGCCCTGCCAAGAGCAGGAGTGGGGGCTCCAGCTCTGTggtccccgcagcccccctgccaccccagccAGGCCTCCCTCACCCTTCAGGAGGAAGCGTCCGTGGGCCTGGGCAGGGAGGTAGCGCTGCTTGATTTCCCAGCACATCCCGTCCCTGtgcggggagaggaggaggttgtcggcacaggctggggaggaTCCAGCCCAGGTCCCTGCCCGCCCCACTTGCCAGGGCACATATGGGACCTGTTTCCTTTGGACTTTTCTCCCCGGGGAGATGCTGCAAAGGGGTGTCCCAGAGCCCCATGGAGACACAGTGAGAGATGCAGAGCCCAAAAACCTGCTGAGTCTGAGGAGTCCttgccccctccctgcagctctgagccTGGCTGAGCCCCTCAGACCCCCCATGGCCAAGGTAAAGTGCCCAAGGATGTGCTGAAGATCCCCCTCCTCAGCCATGCTGCCGCTGGGGTGGCCCGAGAGCCGGTCCCTGGCTGGGTGGCCATGGACTGACCACGTGCTTGCTCAGTGCCTCCGtttccccagcctggctgccgcccaccctgcccagcctgggcagcCCAAGCCCACCCCAGGCTGGTGGCTGTGTGGGTGGCAGAGTGCCAGCCCACCGTGGCCAGGGCTTGTACCACAAAACATCCCAGAGGAGATCCCACCCACACTTTCCTCTGGGGCAGCTCTCTCCTCCTTGGAGCCCATGGCCGGGGCACTGGCCCTGCTCTCACCTGCCTGCGGCGTCCCTGTCCCACCCAGCGTCCCCATCCCAGGGCACTGGCTCTGCTCTGACCTGCCTGCAGCGTCCCTGTCCCACCCAGCGTCCCCCATCCCAGGGCACGAGCCCTGCTCCAACCTGTCTGCAGCGTCCCCATCCCATCCAGcgtcccctgtccccatcccagggcACTGGCTCTGCTCTGACCTGTCTGCAGCGTCCCCATCCCATCGAGCATCCCCCATCGCAGGGCACCAGCCCTGGTCCGACCTGCCTGCAGcgtccctgtccctgcctgcgGCCTCAGTGGCTGACATCACTCACAGCTTCCTGAAGGTGCTGATGGCAAGGCTCTGCCCGTCCGGGACGGTCACCGTCACCGCTGTGGCCTCTAGCCGGtggctgtgctctgccaggTAGCTGCAGCAGGAGGCCATGCCAACCAGGAACCACCTCCCTGCGAGCTGCATGGCACAGGGGTGGCACCATCTGCCGGGCCACCGCCTCGAGGGGCCACCACCCCGCTGCCCTGGGCACCCACCACCCTGAGCACCCTTCTTTCATGCTGTCTCCCCTCACCTGGCACCTCTGCCCACAGCCTGGCCCCTTGGTGTGCCAACGGGGCACGACTGCCCTTGTTTGGGAGCTGGCGGGTGGGACAGAGCAGGACAGGCAGGAGCCTGGCACGGGgacaggctggagcaggggggctgtggggaaggGGTGCCCGAGGCACGTGCCCGTGCCTCACACTGCTAGCCAGGCTGCGAGCACCCCAGTGCAGCCCTGGGTGTGTGGTGTGCAAGCACTCCTTCACTCCCACGCCCAGACCCCGTGGCCCCAGCTCGGACCCCCTGGCAGAGCCCCGAGCTcaaccccagccctggctgggggcCGTGCCcagcgccgcggcggggcgTGAGTGCCAAACCCAAGACCGAGAACGGCTGCACCATCCCTCGGGCTGAGGATGGATGTGGCTGCAGGAGCCGGGGGGCCGGCTGGACGGCAGCTGGCCAGTTTGGGGGTCCCTGCCGAGGCTTCGGCCCCTGCGCCGGCCTCGTGGGGCAGCTCTGCGGGCAGCACTCGGGGACTGAGCTGAGGTCCTGTGGCCCCCACTGTGGCATGGGGTCGCGCCAGGGGGCTCGGGCTGGGGGACAGGCTGCAAGGGCAGGTCTGGGGGGGACGATGCTGCGGGGCAGGGGAACGCTGTGGGGTCAGAGCTGGAGGGGGACACGCAGGGGGACAGGCTGCAGCCCCCGCggcctccctggggcccggaGCGCATGGCtgtgcccccagccccggtgcGGGAGACGGACAGCTGCCCACAGacccgcccggccccggcccctcacCTGGGGGAGGCCGAGCTCCTCCTGAGCCGCCACCTTCTCCAAGGGGCtctggggagggggcggccgccgccgccgcgccggcccctgccccagccccggcggggCCGTCAGGAGCAGGCCGAGGAGCAGGAGGGTGCCCAGGGCCACCATGGTGCCGGTCCGGCGGGGGCCGCTCTGCCGGGAagcggcgggggcgggagggcggcggggtCAGGCGGGCACCGCGGCCGGCCTGGAGCGGGGCCAGGCGGCGGCCTCCGGGAGCTGCAGGCCGGGAGGGCCGGGGTCAAGGCCGGGGTCAcggctgggggctgggggtccccacgggccaggccgggccgggccgggccgccgggGGAGCAGCGGGGCCCGAtcctggagggggggggggcgtcgCCACAGGCGCGGGGGTcccgggcggccccgcccccgccggtGGTGGGGCGGGGCCTGTTCGGGTGGGGGCGGGGCGCGATCGTGAGGGCGTGGCCTGCTCGGACGGGGCGGGGTCTGATCAGGctgggcggggcggggcggggcagaGCTGCCGCCGTAGGGCGCTCGTGAGCGAGCGTGCCGCGCTCGGCTAGCTGCCCCTAGCGCGCCGTGGGGAGCTCTGGGCTCGAGCTCTCCGGCCTGCGGCAGATAAGCGGCGCGGtgattgggggggggaaggaacgGACGACGGAGGACAACCACCGAGAGGGGCGCCCAGAGCGGCCCGTGAAAGCCGGAGCGGAAGTACGGGGCGGGGAGGCCGGAAGCGCTGCGCGGGGGAGGCGGGGGCAGCGGAGCCGCCGAGGTGccgtgagggggggggggcggcccggggcgggcgcggggcccCCGGAGCGGGGCTGCTGGTgcggggctgcggcggccgggcctcaccccctccccccccgccccgtttgCTTCCAGGCGCGGCGGCAGAATGACACGATGGACGCGGGCGGCGGTCCCCTCCTCCCCGACAGCGTCCTCTACGAGATCTTCCTCTACCTGGACCACGTAGACGTACTCTCGGCGGGGCTGGTGTGCCGGCAGTGGCACGCCGTGGCCCGGGACGAGTTCCTCTGGAAGGAGCTCTTCTACCGCTACTACCGCATCTCCCGGGAGGTGCCCCGGCACCCAGGTGCGCTGGCgcggagggaaggaaggggctgGCGTGGCTGCCCGcggggctggctggctgccttCCCGAACCTGCcgagcaggcagggcagctgggcCGGGCGAGGGGGCTGCTCGGCCCCGGGGCCTCCGGcggccctgggggggggctgttccCCGGGTGGCGGCTCCCAAAACCTCCCTGCCGTGAGCCCAGAAAGGAGAAATcctctccccctctgctgctcAACCCTCCGTCCTCTGGCGTCAAAGGTGATGGAGCCACTAAACCGTATCACATTAGCGGTCTGCAGGCTTGGGTGGTGATGTGCACGTGAAGGGCTCTGGAACTGCCCAAACCCCTCAGAAAGGGGCATCGGGTAGTTGAAAATGCTTCaactttcccttccttttgcaGAAAGGTGGTTTCTGAGCTCTCTCTAGGCAGGT encodes the following:
- the C8G gene encoding complement component C8 gamma chain — translated: MVALGTLLLLGLLLTAPPGLGQGPARRRRPPPPQSPLEKVAAQEELGLPQLAGRWFLVGMASCCSYLAEHSHRLEATAVTVTVPDGQSLAISTFRKLDGMCWEIKQRYLPAQAHGRFLLKGRGYGSKVDMVVGETDHSSYAILYYQKGRSISVKLYGRTSRVSDAIVDKFEQRVRAVGLSEDMTYYFPTYGFCDSADEFHVLDETKP